The window AAGAGTGAGAATTAAGAACCACCATATTCTTTATaacaagaattaaaaattcaagattgttcTGATTTCCAAAACTAACTGAAAGTTAACTAATGTCGATTTTGTTTGTATATTTACACACTCAAAAGCTGCAGAAATTCTTTAGATCCTCTTCCTTGCCATACCAACTTGGTATTTATCTTCGAAATGTGAGGATCCAGATCCTTGGAAGAGTTCCTAATCATCCCCTCAGTGACTCTAGTAGCAAGTGATATATCTGCACATTCGGTTATTTATATGCATGCGCTGTTTCAAATGCCATTTACATATGCACCAATATGTCTTTAGTTGTTCAAATTGAATAGGATTGGAGAAATTAAAACCTTGGAGAGACTTCTCATCAGAGAGCACCTATGGGGCTCCTCCTGCAAAAGTAGAGGATAAAAACAGAGGAGAATACGTTCAGCACTTGAAAAGGAACAACAGTAAAGCATTTGAACTAAACCTGGTAAGTAATCTCTATACACAGCAGGTCTACATTGACGAACCTGCTCAAATCACGTCTTTCAACCTCaatagaaaaaagatgaaatgtTGTCAACCAAGTTTTACAGTTTTCGACTCTTCCTCCAGCATTACCATTAAAATTCCAACCGATGAGAGGATAACCACTGAAAAACATTCAGATTGTGCAGTTTGATATCACTGTCAATGCTTATATCAGCTTGTCTGTCATCAGCAAGTCCAGCCCTATCTCCTGCATCTAAGTTCATTTCGCCAGAAGTACTATGTCGATGTCTGTCCTGCTTCTCTGGAACAAGTAAACTAACAGGGTTAAGGATGTCTACAATACATACATAAACATAAAACAATGAACTTGCATCATTACCTCTAACACGACAGCCCAAAACCTGATCAACCTGAAAAGTAGAAAAGGGTCAAATGAATTAAAGATGGATTCTAAGATCGATCACCAGAATCAAACAACAAAGTTGGTCATAAGTAGATTTACCTGCTGAAATTCACTCTGGCGGTGCCGCTTATGCACATTGGTGTATCATTCACATGAcagtctcttttttttttggctttactGGTGGACATTTCAACTCTCCAGAAAGCTTCTGCaccacaaaatcaattttaaatatatcatCAAGCCTCAATAAAAGTATCTTATATATGTCTATGTGTAATATGTCAGTAATGAAAAGGCCAAGGTAAAAGTATCTACCTTTTGTTTATTTGGACCATTTGAACCTTCTTTTGCTCCATTTTCTTCCATGGCAGACCGTGAACCCCTGTTTACAATTGTTCTCTTTCTTAATTGTGAATTACCTATTTCAGGTATTGCAGCTTTCTTGTTCGATCCATGTCTCTTAAAAGCAGCAATAATTTGCTTGCCATCATCATTCCTGCTCTTAAAAGCAGCAATAATTTGCTTGCCATCATCATTCCTACTCTTAGAAGTAGCAATAATTTGCTTTCCATTGTCAGTCATGCGTTTCTTCCGAATGTCATTTTTCTGCACAAGCTTTCTCTTCTTAGCTCTCTCTTTACTAGCACCAATTCCGAGAGCAGCTTGACCATCTAGACTATTGAATCCATCAGAACATTGAGAATTTTTCTCTGACGCATTTTGCATTCCTTTTTCCAGAGCCTTCAATTTTTAATAGCATGTTTCTTGCTCATGCCAACTAGTGTTAGCAAAGCATTTGAACATTACATCTTTATTTTCCACATGCCAAACAACTGACTCACTAAAAAAGGATTAGTTTGTGTCACCATATGGTTATGCAGATTGCAGTGTCATCTCATATAAAGCCTTTTCTCCATAATGTCTTGTCCAATATTGGTAGCCCCGTGCATTTTGTTGCATTAACTAATAGATATCAAACAAACTGTCTCTCACCCATTTCCTACGTTCAACTTATGGTAATCAAGACAGAGAATGGCGAAGTGTCTTATATTACGTACATCAGGAGATTCAAGACCTTGGCCAACCATAAACATCACAGCAACCATGCAACGAACTTGGTGCCACAAAATGCACTGCCCTTAATTTTGAAACACCACAGTTCATTACTTTCCAACCTGCATAAAAGGAAGTTCATTAAAATCAGAAAAGACACTGCAAACTAGATTGGTCTTATTAATATAATAACTTGTACATGAGAGAAACTGGCCAAATGAAAAGGCCCTTTTTGCCTTTTGATTTCTCTTTCGTCATACCAACAAAAATATAGATGCATCTTTGCATCTTTTCTTAACTTATAAAGATCTCAAAAACATCTACCAGAACCAACCTCTTATCACAAGAAGAGAGTTCAAAGGATGTTATATGACGCTTGTAGTTGTGGACATTAAATGCATCCATCttacaaaaatttctgaaatcatgATCCCCCACAAACTTTTGGCCTGCACTCTCCATTGCCTAGCATAAAAACAGAGAAAGGACTTCtatcaaatgaaatgaaatagtcataatatcaaatttttggttcaaaatCAGCATAAAGTAGTTTATGAAATGAAATAGTCATAAACTATAAAATGAAGAGTTACCCTAATATCCAAATTATctctccaaaagaaatatttgtacTACCTGCTCATACAGCTAAACCTGCAAGATATTGAGGAAGACAGAATCATGTGAAAAGGCAAACCCCACCTATGTTTCCGCAATCATTAACATtataaaatcaacaaattggagGCATCTCTAACGCATTTCATCAACAGAATCCCAACATATCGAATCAAAATAAAGTACACCATGAGAAGGAAAACAACCTTGCACTAAAATCAATTGGAACACGACACCAGCCAGTTACTCGGATATCTTTGGGTAAGACTCGATTCAACACTCACATAATCAATTTCCACATCTAAGACTGACATATAAATGAAAGTAAGCATCATATTAaacatgataatttttcatcataAATAATTCGTTGcagcaaatcaaataaagtaagaatcTGGAATGACTGCATAATCCCAACATATATGCACTTTCCTGCAGAATACCCTGCTAACTTGGAAATGCTAACCACTTAGTCTGAAATAAGCCACTTTTTGATTAGGAAAGCAGTGTGATGTGTACACGTATGTATAGGAATATGTATATTTAACGGATGCTTTATTACCGTACCAGCAGTTTATTTCCAGCTTGGACATCAGCCTTGCACAAAATACACCGATTTTTAACTAttaatcttttctctttaatGGGTCTGTAGCAATTGAATTGAGTCACAAATTTCCAGTTTAGTTCAAACTTCATCATTCAAAAGCAATTTAAAGACTCATAGCAATAAAATAGAgctcaaaataattaaagatcAGTCACTCAAACAACATACCATCTCTATCTATAGAAAGTCCCCAATTGTTTGCATCATCTGTGTTCTTAGGTCGCAGGTTTGATCGTAGAAACAGGAAATGACCTGCATCAGAAAGCAAACCATAGCCTACTCATGATGCACCtaagaaaagaagcaaatagGAGATAATAGAACAACAACATGAATCATAAAAGAAAGAGCCTACTGCAAACATAATTATCCTAGGTAAAATGACAATTGATACTAGACACTTGTCCACGTCATAAAACCTTCTTGTATCTTGTGGTGGTATCTCTATCAACATTTCAATCATCTTGCAAAGAGACTCCCAGCTATCAGAACTCTTGCTCTTTGGTACTTTCTCATCTCCAATTCACATCATTGCTTGTCTAACAAAAATTCACTTCGGAACTTGCACTCCAATTACAATATTCTATGATCTAATTAACACCCAATCTCAAATTCCTTGAGAAAATCAAGCTTCACATATTGCTCCTAACCGATTCTTATACGGTAAGATTATAATCAACAAAAGCTCTCGTGAAAGGAACATCATCATGAATATTCACAGTAATCACATCTATCACGAGGATGGAAATATATGGTTGTTATAAGGAAAAACTCTGATAATTGCCCCTTGTGTCCATACTTCCACAATTGCATTCTAGTAGTTAAAAGTACTAAGTAGTACACATGCAACAGTTAACCATCTTTTTCCAGAAGCCCTTAAACATGTTTCTGAGTAGCCTTGTCATCTGTTTTtccaagtttaagaaataatcaaaaattgcaaaatacaACTGTGATTGTGCTCGTCTACTAAATATAAGTTGACACGtgtttttgcaagaaaatgCTCAACATTTAATACAGGTTGAAACAAAGACCCACATTCTCTCTGCAAGGAGATGGTGATTGCACGGAATAGTGAGCCAAAGATAAAACCCAATCTAGCGTctgtgaacaaaataacaatctaCCGATCCATCAAGAAACTTAGAAGCGGAGTAGCAGTTTTGAACTTACTTGTCCAAAAGATGAAACTCCTTTGTCTGTTCTGCCACATCTTGAGTACTGTGACTTTTTCTTGTCACCAACTAAAAGCTTAGTCTTCTCAAGAGCTTCAAAAATTTCAGACTGCATGACACCAAAATCAGTATGATGGGATTCGGATCGAAATGAATTAGGTGTCTgccaaaaatgtcaaaaatgccaaaatggaACATCTGCTGATTTTAAATCGATAGCATCCATGATTTAAACATTCGCATTGCACAATATTAAAGAACTCTTCCATGTATCTTTGATAATAAGCAGAAAATCAGTGACTTTGCTTGCATGGTACAAACTGATCTACTAGTGTACCGAAAGATAGGTGTCCTTActgaaaacataaatttaaatcTTATGAAGAAGTAGAACCTCTTTATAGCACATATTTTCCATTAGGCCCAATGctgaaatgaatgaaaattttggggAGAAGATGGAATCTAGGACCGGACCTCGACAGTTGGATCCAATTGTGCTTCAGAGGCAAAACCATAAAACCtgtaaaataaagcaaaagtgaAGCGATTTCATTGTGCCAAAGAAAAGCCACAGTACATTCAATGGCCTAAGGCACAACACATtcaggatttcatatgtctaggAAATTAGTCAGACTTGCCATGTGGTGTGACAGAAAATTAGTCACATATTTAACGAATCACATCCACTACACATTTACTTGTGACAGATTCTGCAACTTAAGAGATTTCTACAGTGACACCCtagcatttcaatttttttagaaaatgaatgcTTCCATAGCAGAAATATCCTCAAATTATTAATAACAGCTAAACTTTCACAATTTCTAGAGTATTTTATATTCCATGCTGCCTCTTAAGAACAGACAAAATCAAGACAAAGGGAAAGATAATATACTACACCAGATTAAAATCGTTTTATGATGCAACAGTTGCATTGTATGACAAGCAGTACAATGGCTACAATCTGTACCTTTGTCCAAAATACATCAATCTTAGAGCAACATATCGCCTTGGATGGTGTTTGAGAATTCCTGTTTTGAAATCTGCAGCAGGAGGTATAACAACATTCACTAAAATATGGCTGCACATTGAAAGAACTTTAGCTGAACAGCATGCTCATCTCTATGGAAACAGGGTTGTAAGAAATTACTAACTTGAACCCTATAAAACTTAGTTTTAAAAACTATTCGCACAACAATATTGATGCTTTGATTATGTCTAGTTTTAGCACTTAGGgttgcttgttttttctttagACTGTTTGGAGTCACAACTAACACAGCCTGCTACGCAACTCCACGAAACTTCAGCACTATAGTATCCTGTAACCTCTCAAAATTTGCAAGAAGGCCACTTAATTATTGTTTGACTTTGAACTTAAACCGTTCCTCTCGTTCCCTGAAAACAGACTGACCTCCCAAGTCACTGAAAAACCCTCGACTGGAACTTGAAGAGCAATAAACATACAAGATCTCAGTGGTTCagattaaacatgcaattggAGCTCAAAAAGTTTGACCAGTAGCACCTTTTTTCTTCCTAGTCTTCTTGTCCAGTTTCATTGATTTGCCATTCCCATCGACCACTCCGCCTCCCTCTACGACACAACCAATCTTGTCTTCCATCTGCACAAAATGAAGCAATAAGCTCAAGTACATCGCATTCGGCACGGAACATTGAATTTCACTTATTCCCAATATGCATGGCCAATAACAAAGAAGCGCCAACCAAAAGATGCATGCATTCACTCAAACCACCGACAAACAATGCATGCCCAACTCAAATGCGCGCTCGACCCAACACCGAAACCGGCTTCGGCTGCTACAAAGATATCAAGATTCATTCAAGAAGTCGTAAAGACAGTGAAATCCTCTCGAAAAGTGAAAAGGAGAATCGAAATGGCTCACCTTTTGACAGCAACATCCAGAGAGTCGAGAAGAAAGGTCGGCGTTCTGCTTCTCCAGCTCCTGAAATGTAATGGGGGCCAAGTCGCAAAACCGACAGAGTTAGCACGCGGCAGCTCGTACAGGCAATCGAAACTCTGCGGGTACGAACCGCTCGATCGAGTTACAGCTTCAAGGA of the Eucalyptus grandis isolate ANBG69807.140 chromosome 10, ASM1654582v1, whole genome shotgun sequence genome contains:
- the LOC104424298 gene encoding tRNA pseudouridine(38/39) synthase, with translation MSTSPDADSVDALRSQIHSLQTTINELEKQNADLSSRLSGCCCQKMEDKIGCVVEGGGVVDGNGKSMKLDKKTRKKKDFKTGILKHHPRRYVALRLMYFGQRFYGFASEAQLDPTVETPNSFRSESHHTDFGVMQSEIFEALEKTKLLVGDKKKSQYSRCGRTDKGVSSFGQVSSKLLLRF